Proteins encoded in a region of the Trypanosoma brucei gambiense DAL972 chromosome 11, complete sequence genome:
- a CDS encoding 40S ribosomal protein S12, putative codes for MAEETSLVADKVPEPAVIDAVADAMPDSLEDALRIVLMKARETNGLICGLSEVTRALDRRTAHLCVLADDCEDEEYKKLVTALAKQNNIDLVSMDEREKLAQWAGLTRMAADGSVRKTLKCSCLAVRDFGERTKALDYLLSQLQ; via the coding sequence ATGGCAGAGGAGACATCGTTGGTTGCAGATAAGGTTCCAGAGCCAGCGGTGATTGATGCCGTCGCAGATGCAATGCCGGACAGCCTCGAAGACGCTCTCCGGATTGTGTTGATGAAAGCTCGTGAGACGAATGGCCTCATTTGCGGCCTTTCAGAGGTCACACGGGCCTTGGACCGCCGCACGGCTCACCTTTGTGTACTTGCTGATGATTGCGAGGATGAGGAGTACAAAAAGCTTGTTACTGCTCTcgccaaacaaaacaacattgACCTCGTAAGCATGGACGAGCGCGAGAAACTCGCTCAATGGGCAGGACTCACCAGAATGGCCGCCGACGGTTCGGTACGGAAGACGTTGAAGTGTTCCTGCCTTGCTGTAAGGGATTTTGGCGAGCGCACAAAGGCTCTTGACTACCTTCTGTCGCAACTGCAGTAA
- a CDS encoding 60S ribosomal protein L18, putative, which produces MGVDLTGVQKKKRVVRHHTYSTNPYIKLLIKLYKFLGKRTNSPFNKLIHKRLLKSRNNRAPISLSRIAVCMRRRTVWLKKGKKSPIAVIVGDVLDDVRMTRIPALRICALRFSKSARERITGAGGECLTFDQLAMMAPTGKNTMLLRGRKSGRESVKHFGAAGVPGSHAKPHVSSRGKERQRSSKRRHAFRHK; this is translated from the coding sequence ATGGGCGTAGACCTCACCGGAGTGCAGAAGAAGAAGCGGGTGGTGCGCCACCACACCTACTCGACGAACCCGTACATAAAGCTCCTCATCAAGCTGTACAAGTTCCTTGGGAAGCGTACCAATTCCCCATTCAATAAACTTATCCACAAGCGTCTGCTGAAGAGCCGTAACAACCGTGCGCCCATTTCACTCAGCCGCATTGCTGTCTGCATGAGGCGCCGCACCGTGTGGCttaagaaggggaagaagtcaCCAATTGCCGTCATTGTTGGTGACGTGCTCGATGATGTTCGCATGACCCGCATTCCAGCCCTCCGTATCTGCGCCCTCCGCTTCTCGAAGAGCGCCCGCGAGCGCATTACTGGTGCTGGTGGCGAGTGCTTAACCTTCGATCAACTTGCGATGATGGCACCGACGGGGAAAAACACGATGTTGCTCCGTGGCCGTAAGTCTGGACGCGAATCAGTGAAACACTTTGGTGCTGCAGGTGTTCCTGGAAGCCACGCGAAACCGCATGTGTCGTCacgtggaaaggaaaggcagCGCTCGAGCAAGCGGCGTCACGCCTTCCGTCACAAGTAG
- a CDS encoding T. brucei spp.-specific protein: MTGLLILWDTGYVTALTFSLFTHSHFVVHGERWGWTTATADDMEMWDGVVVGFEGSASDREAVSEGRGDVTCLAISTCVCTFLCLIFFYFLVICITLLLIIQHSLLPPRLKLLFY, from the coding sequence ATGACTGGTTTATTGATATTGTGGGATACTGGCTACGTAACAGCGttaactttttctcttttcacaCATTCACACTTTGTTGTTCATGGTGAGAGATGGGGTTGGACAACGGCCACGGCAGATGATATGGAGATGTGGGATGGTGTGGTTGTTGGATTTGAAGGTTCTGCAAGCGACAGGGAAGCTGTAAGTGAGGGGCGGGGAGATGTTACCTGCCTCGCTATCTCTACATGCGTGTGCACGTTTCTGTGcttgatttttttctactttctgGTTATTTGCATTACACTCTTGCTGATTATCCAACATTCTCTTTTACCTCCTCGTCTTAaactgttgttttattaa